The window TCCATTTTCATGACGCGGACGCGGGACTTCCTGCCCCTGCTCCTGAACCTGCCGGCGGTGATCCTGCTTATCGCCTTCATCGCCTATCCCATCGGCATCTCCTTCTGGATGAGCCTGCACCGGTACAACCTGCGGCGGCCGGACCAGGTGTACTTCCACGGCCTCGAGAACTACGCGACCATCCTGGCGAGTTCCGAGTTCTGGAACGCCCTGTGGATCTCGCTGTACTTCACCTTCATGGCCGTTCTGCTGGTCATCGTGATCGCCATGGCTATCGCCCTGCTGCTGCACGAGTCCTTCCGCGGCCGCGGCGTCGTCCGGGCCCTGTTGCTCATACCCTGGGCGATCCCGGGCGTGGTCAATGGCCTCATGTGGGTGGGCCTGCTCGGCGATTACGGCGCATTCAATGCCATGCTGGAGGACTCGGTTGCCGCCATCAACT is drawn from Gemmatimonadota bacterium and contains these coding sequences:
- a CDS encoding sugar ABC transporter permease, which translates into the protein MTVLRPSIFMTRTRDFLPLLLNLPAVILLIAFIAYPIGISFWMSLHRYNLRRPDQVYFHGLENYATILASSEFWNALWISLYFTFMAVLLVIVIAMAIALLLHESFRGRGVVRALLLIPWAIPGVVNGLMWVGLLGDYGAFNAMLEDSVAAIN